CCACGTGTTGCGGTCACCCCTTGTAAAACCGGTGACTCGTTCGATCAAAGCGAAACTTCTCCGCTCTTCGCCTGATGAAATGACTGTTTCTTAACAAGCAACAAGACCAGAGCTGTTGCAGCCAGCAATGCCCCCATCAGAAATGTGCTCTCTGACCCAAGGCTTTGCCATAGCCAACCCGCAAGAACGCTGGCGATCAGCATGCATACGCCACTAACCAGATTGAAGATACCGAACGCGGTGCCCTTAAGCTTTCCAGGCGTTTTATCGGCGACCATTGAGGCGAGAATACCTTGGCTGAATCCCATATGAAGCCCCCATAACGCGACGCCTAGCATCATCGTGATGACGGAGTTGGACTGGGCAAGCAGCAAATCCGCGAGGACTAGTAACCCCATACCCACACAGAGCAGCTTCGTGCGACTGATACGGTCAGATAACCAACCGGCAGGGTACGCGGACAACGTATAGAAAAGTGCCATCACTACCATCACCAGCGGAACCCAGGTGGTCGACAAACCTATTTGTTGAGCCCGTAATATCAGAAACGCTTCACTGAACCTGGCAAGTGTAAATACCCCCCCAACAACTACCACCCACCAATATTCATAGGAAAAGTCGTCCAGCACTTTCCAATGAATGGGCGATCGAGGGCTGCCCCCTGGAGAGGTGTGTATGGGCTCTTTTACACTGGTAACAATGAAAACCACCGCTATCGCCGCCGGGATCACTGCAAACCACAGTACAAGCTGGACATCTGCGAGCCATAACATCAACAAAATGGCTAGAGCCGGGCCAAGGACAGCTCCCACTGTATCCATCGATTGGCGCAAACCAAAGCAGGCGCCTCGGATCTCCGGGGGCGAAACATCCGCGATTATGGCATCTCGCGGCGCGCCCCGAATGCCTTTGCCGATGCGATCCAAAATGCGTGCGGCAAAGACCACTTCTACCGAGTGGGCCAGCGGAAAAAGCGGCTTGGTCAGCGCAGCCAGGCCATACCCAAGCAACAGTAGCCCCTTGCGTCGTCCTATCAAATCGCTGATAGCGCCAGAGAAAATCTTCACGATCATTGCGGTTGATTCGGCAATACCTTCGATCACCCCGACGGTCAATGCACTCGCACCTAACGTAGTAACTAAAAATACAGGCAGTAAACTGTGCACCAGCTCAGACGAGAGGTCCATAAACAGGCTGACAAAACCTAACGCCCAGATCGTGCGCGGAATACGAAGGCCCTTAGCGTTAGTGTGTGGACTTTCACTGTTCAATATTTTCATCCTAAAACGCAGACATCGCCCGAGGCGTTGCTAAATTCCTCGAGCTCGATATCAATTGGATTTCGGGAAATCTTTGCCGACCAGGCAGATATAAGCGAGAAAGCAGCGATGTTCGACTCGTCTGCGCCAGATGCACGTTACAGCATCAATAACGCTTCATGCACCTCAATGGAGGGTATCGGCACATCTGAACGCTGCGCATCAAGCCACCTTCGCATTTTTCCCGTGTCGAAAATTTGACCCTGCTCCATAAGTGTCAATACCAAGGCCTGCGAAATTCGGTAGGGGCCGCAATGGGGACAGTTTCGTTGCTCCCACCCCTCTGCACACTCGATAGTTTCAGCATGACCGGCACAAATCAGGCAGCTCATGAGGCCTCCTTTTACTTTGATGTTTGCCTGCAGCAATCAAGTCGAGAATTAACGCTATCTCTATATCCCACGCTATAGCCCGGACGTGTAAAAGCCAAGCCAACTCCCGATGAAATGACAAATGGATAATTTCGGGCTAACGCCAATGTTTGCAGAACAGATCTTCGAAACTTGATGATGCCGCAAAAGGAGATCGAGATCCCTCGCATCGACTGTTACTATTCCCTAATAGTTTGGTGGTAAATTGCCACCACGCCATGGTAGGAATATGAGCAGTGATCCGCCGATCCTTTTCGTCCCTAAACTTTTTAAAGCTGCTGTTGATGACACTGTGCGCAGCCACGTTGGTTTTTCTCTGGGCGTTGTATTTCCAGCAAAAAGCAACTTCCCATCACCAAGCCCTGGCGGCAAAAGCCGCAGAGCATCTGAATCTGGCAACCATCGCAGCGGAGAATCTGAATCAGTTAGTTGATCGGGCTCAAGCTATTGGCAAAGTTACGCGCGGTGACATGGAAGACCCGGTACAAGGTCATCGGCGATTGGTAAGGCTATTTGCCGAAGACCCGGTGTTCAAACGCATGAGCCTCTATACCAATGATGGCCAGCTACTGGTTTCTAGCCACTCGGATGAACCACGTCGGATGCCACCGGCATGGCTGAAGCAGTTGCAACAGCATACTGATCATTACGGCTTCAAAGCGCTTCTGCCCAGCTCGATCCCATCTCAAAGCAGCTCATTGTCCCCACGCTTGCGATTACCGTTCCTACTGCCCCTGCTCAACTCAACGACCGGGCAAATGGATAGCATTCTCGTCGTCCAGCTCGATGTGGACTATCTGGCCGCTCTTTTTGAACATATAGATTTCGGCCAAAGCGGTATGATGCGAGTTCTCGACAGTGACGGTCAGGAACGGTTACGCATCAGCAGCTGCGGGATCGTGGTCCCTGAAATAAGGCTAAGTCCCGAACTGACAAATGCCGGAGAACCATCCGGCTTACTCATCCAGAATACTTCTGCTGGCGAGTATCAGAGTATGTATCTGCGGGTGCCACAACGAGGCTTTAGCGTGATGGTAAGTCAGGCATGCGATGAGATCCTTGCCTCATCCCTGCTTTTCTACCGACAACAACTCTGGTTAAACCTGTGCATGACCTTGCTGCTGCTGGTGAGCCTTTTTTGGACGCTACGTGTATTGCGCAATCGCCAACAGGCCTTCGACGCTGTAGAACATGCTCATCAGGTTAACCAAGAGCTCATTGGTCGACTGGAAGAAGAGCATCAGCGAAGTAGCCACGCTGCTGCAACCGATCATTTGAGTGGCCTGCACAACCGTCGCCAATTTCTCGATATGGGTAAACGGGCGCTGGCCAGTCAGCGCGGCAAACGTCGATTATTGGCGATTCTGTTCATCGACATGGACCGCTTCAAATCGATCAACGACTCTTTGGGACACAAGATAGGCGACATGCTGTTGCAGGCGGTTGCCGGACGAATCAGGCGACTGTTAGAGCCCGGCGACGAAGCGGCGCGCTTCGGGGGTGATGAATTTGTCGTGCTGCTGGCTGGAGATCGCAGTGAGGATCAAATCGACCACTGGGTACGAGCACTGGTACAAAAGCTATGCGCGATTTATTCCCTTAACGAACACGAAGTCAGGACCAGCCCGAGCGTCGGAGTCAGCATTT
The nucleotide sequence above comes from Pseudomonas sp. AB6. Encoded proteins:
- a CDS encoding MFS transporter, with the translated sequence MNSESPHTNAKGLRIPRTIWALGFVSLFMDLSSELVHSLLPVFLVTTLGASALTVGVIEGIAESTAMIVKIFSGAISDLIGRRKGLLLLGYGLAALTKPLFPLAHSVEVVFAARILDRIGKGIRGAPRDAIIADVSPPEIRGACFGLRQSMDTVGAVLGPALAILLMLWLADVQLVLWFAVIPAAIAVVFIVTSVKEPIHTSPGGSPRSPIHWKVLDDFSYEYWWVVVVGGVFTLARFSEAFLILRAQQIGLSTTWVPLVMVVMALFYTLSAYPAGWLSDRISRTKLLCVGMGLLVLADLLLAQSNSVITMMLGVALWGLHMGFSQGILASMVADKTPGKLKGTAFGIFNLVSGVCMLIASVLAGWLWQSLGSESTFLMGALLAATALVLLLVKKQSFHQAKSGEVSL
- a CDS encoding EAL domain-containing protein; translated protein: MIRRSFSSLNFLKLLLMTLCAATLVFLWALYFQQKATSHHQALAAKAAEHLNLATIAAENLNQLVDRAQAIGKVTRGDMEDPVQGHRRLVRLFAEDPVFKRMSLYTNDGQLLVSSHSDEPRRMPPAWLKQLQQHTDHYGFKALLPSSIPSQSSSLSPRLRLPFLLPLLNSTTGQMDSILVVQLDVDYLAALFEHIDFGQSGMMRVLDSDGQERLRISSCGIVVPEIRLSPELTNAGEPSGLLIQNTSAGEYQSMYLRVPQRGFSVMVSQACDEILASSLLFYRQQLWLNLCMTLLLLVSLFWTLRVLRNRQQAFDAVEHAHQVNQELIGRLEEEHQRSSHAAATDHLSGLHNRRQFLDMGKRALASQRGKRRLLAILFIDMDRFKSINDSLGHKIGDMLLQAVAGRIRRLLEPGDEAARFGGDEFVVLLAGDRSEDQIDHWVRALVQKLCAIYSLNEHEVRTSPSVGVSICPRDGQNVEDLIRSADTAMYSAKRAGRGQYQFFDPSLNIVDVEEFTLEQALSAALTEHQFILHYQPLIRLDSMLVDGYEALVRWEHPEFGLLYPNRFISLAERSGFIIALGWEVLRLACADLALWTTQGREIRLAINVSVIQLRQNDFSERVLRELAFHAIEPRFLELEITASTLLNKEVIAINHLERLRDAGLIISLDDFGKGHADFAHLQLLPLTKLKIDRELIASLSNSPDDSPIVSSTIILAKRLGLVVVAEGVETREQVVCLKLAGCDIAQGYHFSRPMSAQQLREYPPFINAAQYK